In one window of Pseudomonas chlororaphis subsp. chlororaphis DNA:
- a CDS encoding glycerophosphodiester phosphodiesterase, with protein sequence MTLIYGHRGAKGEAPENTLTSFQQCLKHGVRRCELDLHLSMDGELMVIHDPTLKRTTDRRGKVVEHSAEELVSYDARKGGPGWVTPCPIPRLEELFEKCDFEHWQLEVKSASRTRAATTVLAIREMAQRFGLLDKVTVTSSSREVLKAAVELTPDLSRGLVAEYAWLDPLKVAQSYGCEILALNWTLCTPERLQRAQRQGLHVSVWTVNEPALMRRLADFGVDSLITDFPGLASATLESY encoded by the coding sequence GTGACCCTGATTTATGGCCACCGCGGCGCTAAAGGCGAAGCACCGGAAAACACCCTGACCAGCTTCCAGCAGTGCCTCAAGCATGGCGTGCGCCGCTGCGAACTGGACCTGCACCTGTCCATGGACGGCGAGTTGATGGTGATCCACGACCCGACCCTCAAGCGCACCACCGACCGCCGCGGCAAGGTGGTCGAACACAGCGCCGAAGAACTGGTGTCCTATGACGCTCGCAAGGGCGGCCCGGGCTGGGTCACACCCTGCCCGATCCCGCGCCTGGAAGAACTGTTCGAAAAATGCGACTTCGAGCACTGGCAGCTGGAGGTCAAGAGCGCTTCGCGCACCCGTGCCGCCACCACGGTGTTGGCGATTCGCGAGATGGCGCAGCGTTTCGGCCTGCTGGACAAGGTCACCGTCACCTCCAGCTCACGGGAAGTGCTCAAGGCGGCTGTCGAGCTGACCCCGGATCTGTCGCGCGGGCTGGTCGCCGAATACGCCTGGCTCGACCCGTTGAAGGTCGCGCAAAGCTACGGCTGCGAGATTCTGGCGCTGAACTGGACACTCTGCACCCCGGAGCGGCTGCAACGGGCGCAGCGTCAGGGCTTGCATGTATCGGTGTGGACAGTCAACGAGCCTGCGCTGATGCGCAGACTCGCCGACTTCGGCGTAGACAGCCTGATTACAGACTTTCCCGGTTTGGCCAGCGCCACGCTCGAGAGTTACTGA
- a CDS encoding PilZ domain-containing protein, producing the protein MSTLDEEDRREYYRIEDTIALEISPLSAHEAASKEVLQDASPLFNLLSELHLSEFESQHLLRQVSERDRTLANYLKSMNKRIDLLSQVVAQTVLGKFGEPQRVILSEGGIEFEHHLSYPAGTHLAVKLLLMPQALGLLLRAKVTHCETRSFGTFEIGTEFEALTDAQRQLLARYILQKQAQERRQAREQNDPAAD; encoded by the coding sequence ATGTCGACATTAGATGAAGAAGATCGCCGCGAATACTACCGTATCGAGGACACGATCGCACTGGAAATTAGCCCCTTGTCCGCCCACGAAGCGGCGAGCAAGGAAGTGTTGCAGGATGCGTCGCCGCTGTTCAACCTGCTCAGCGAGCTGCATCTGAGCGAATTCGAATCGCAGCACCTGCTGCGCCAGGTCAGCGAGCGCGACCGGACCCTGGCCAACTACCTCAAGTCCATGAACAAGCGCATCGACCTGCTCAGCCAGGTGGTGGCGCAGACCGTGCTCGGCAAGTTCGGCGAGCCGCAGCGGGTGATTCTCTCCGAGGGTGGCATCGAGTTCGAACATCACCTGTCCTACCCGGCCGGCACCCACCTGGCGGTCAAGCTGCTGCTGATGCCCCAGGCCTTGGGCCTGTTGTTGCGGGCCAAGGTCACCCATTGCGAAACCCGCAGTTTCGGCACGTTCGAAATCGGTACCGAGTTCGAAGCATTGACCGACGCCCAACGCCAGTTGCTGGCGCGCTATATCCTGCAGAAGCAAGCCCAGGAACGTCGCCAGGCCCGAGAGCAGAACGACCCGGCAGCCGATTGA
- a CDS encoding lipoprotein-releasing ABC transporter permease subunit produces the protein MFRPLFVFIGTRYTRAKRRNHFVSFISLTSMIGLALGVVVMIVVLSVMNGFDHEMRTRVLGMVPHATIESGEPISDWQGLADKVKQNPKVLAVAPFTQMQGLLTNNGQVQKVLLNAIDPAKERQVSIIDNFMKQGKLDDLAPGSFGIVIGDKAATKLGVGLGDKLTFVAPEVTVTPAGMFPRMKRFTVVGIFHVGAGELDGYLGLTNLDDLGRLHRWKPDQVQGLRLKFDDLFQAPRTAWEIAEQLGENQYYARDWTRTHGNLYQAIRMEKAMIGLLLLLIVAVAAFNIISTLVMVVNDKKGDIAILRTLGATPASIMATFMVQGTVIGVIGTLIGAVVGMFAALNVSAAISALEGLIGHKFLNADVYFIDYLPSQLMAEDVLMVCGAALVLSFLATLYPAWRAARTQPAEALRYE, from the coding sequence ATGTTCAGACCTCTCTTCGTATTTATTGGCACGCGTTATACCCGTGCAAAGCGCCGCAATCATTTCGTGTCATTCATTTCCCTGACCTCGATGATCGGACTCGCCCTTGGCGTGGTCGTGATGATCGTCGTGCTGTCGGTGATGAACGGCTTCGACCATGAGATGCGCACCCGCGTGCTGGGCATGGTGCCCCACGCGACCATCGAATCCGGTGAGCCGATCAGCGACTGGCAGGGCCTGGCCGACAAGGTCAAGCAGAACCCCAAGGTGCTGGCGGTTGCGCCGTTCACCCAGATGCAGGGGTTGCTGACCAATAACGGCCAGGTGCAGAAAGTCCTGCTCAACGCCATCGATCCGGCCAAGGAACGCCAGGTCTCGATCATCGATAACTTCATGAAGCAGGGCAAGCTGGACGACCTGGCCCCCGGCAGCTTCGGCATCGTGATCGGCGACAAGGCCGCGACCAAGCTGGGGGTTGGCCTGGGCGACAAGCTGACCTTCGTCGCGCCCGAGGTCACGGTGACCCCGGCCGGGATGTTCCCGCGCATGAAGCGTTTTACCGTGGTCGGCATCTTCCATGTCGGCGCCGGCGAGCTGGACGGCTATCTGGGCCTGACCAACCTCGACGACCTGGGCCGCCTGCACCGCTGGAAACCGGACCAGGTGCAGGGCCTGCGCCTGAAGTTCGACGACCTGTTCCAGGCGCCACGCACCGCCTGGGAAATTGCCGAGCAGCTGGGCGAGAACCAGTACTACGCCCGTGACTGGACCCGTACCCACGGCAACCTGTACCAGGCCATCCGCATGGAAAAAGCCATGATCGGCCTGCTGTTGCTGCTGATCGTCGCCGTGGCTGCGTTCAACATCATCTCCACCCTGGTGATGGTGGTGAACGACAAGAAGGGCGATATCGCGATCCTCCGTACCCTGGGTGCGACGCCGGCCAGCATCATGGCGACTTTCATGGTCCAGGGCACGGTGATCGGCGTGATCGGTACCTTGATTGGCGCCGTGGTCGGGATGTTCGCGGCGTTGAACGTGAGCGCGGCGATCTCCGCCCTCGAAGGCTTGATCGGGCACAAATTCCTCAATGCCGACGTGTACTTCATCGACTACCTGCCATCGCAACTGATGGCCGAGGATGTGTTGATGGTCTGCGGCGCGGCACTGGTCCTGAGTTTCCTCGCCACCCTGTATCCAGCCTGGCGTGCCGCGCGCACCCAGCCGGCGGAGGCGCTACGTTATGAGTGA
- the lolD gene encoding lipoprotein-releasing ABC transporter ATP-binding protein LolD: MSEKAILSCRDLGKSYEEGPESVVVLSGLQLELHPGERVAIVGTSGSGKSTLLNLLGGLDTPTKGSVWLDGEELSALSEKGRGLLRNRALGFVYQFHHLLPEFTALENVCMPLLIGKTAIPEARQRATALLERVGLAHRLEHKPAELSGGERQRVAIARALVNKPGLVMLDEPTGNLDSHTAQGIQDLMLELSTSMRTAFLVVTHDMNLARQMDRVLHLQEGFLTPI, from the coding sequence ATGAGTGAAAAAGCAATTCTGAGCTGCCGCGACCTGGGCAAGTCCTATGAGGAAGGTCCGGAATCGGTGGTGGTGTTGTCCGGCCTGCAACTGGAGTTGCACCCGGGCGAGCGGGTGGCGATCGTCGGTACCTCAGGTTCGGGCAAAAGTACCTTGCTCAACCTGCTGGGTGGCCTCGACACGCCGACCAAGGGCAGCGTCTGGCTCGACGGCGAGGAGCTTTCGGCGCTGAGCGAGAAGGGCCGCGGCCTGCTGCGCAACCGCGCCCTCGGCTTCGTCTACCAGTTCCACCACTTGCTGCCGGAATTCACCGCCCTGGAAAACGTCTGCATGCCGCTGCTGATCGGCAAGACCGCGATCCCGGAAGCCCGTCAGCGGGCCACCGCCTTGCTGGAGCGGGTAGGGCTGGCCCATCGCCTGGAGCACAAGCCGGCCGAACTGTCCGGTGGTGAGCGCCAGCGCGTGGCCATCGCCCGTGCCTTGGTCAACAAGCCAGGGCTGGTAATGCTCGACGAGCCGACCGGCAACCTCGACTCCCACACCGCGCAAGGCATCCAGGACTTGATGCTGGAACTCAGCACCTCGATGCGTACCGCGTTCCTGGTGGTGACCCACGACATGAATCTGGCTCGCCAGATGGACCGCGTCCTGCACCTGCAGGAAGGTTTCCTGACGCCCATCTGA
- a CDS encoding lipoprotein-releasing ABC transporter permease subunit — MFRPLSIFIGTRYTRAKRRNRFVSFISMTSMIGLALGVLAMIVVLSVMNGFQREMSSRILGMVPHATIVGVKPIDDWQPVAAAAMKNPEVTAAVPFTEMEGMLSYKGSMQPIQISGIDPAQEGKVSIVAQHIVQGRLDALKPGEFGVVIGEITARRFRLNVGDKLTLIVPEISSAPGGITPRMQRLNVVGVFKVGAELDGSMGLIHVADAAEMQHWQPNQVQSVRLAVKDLYAAPKVSGDIAASLGAGFKADDWTHTQGSLFSAMKMEKTMIGLLLLMIVAVAAFNIIATLIMVVNDKGADIAILRTIGATPRQIMAIFMVQGTVIGIVGTLIGGVLGVIAALNVSALVGWLERVSGQHIFSSDVYFVSNLPSELQGGDVALICTAGFVLSFLATLYPAWRAAKVEPATALRYS; from the coding sequence ATGTTCAGACCGTTATCGATCTTTATCGGCACGCGCTATACCCGCGCCAAGCGCCGCAATCGCTTTGTTTCCTTCATCTCCATGACCTCGATGATCGGCCTCGCCCTGGGCGTGCTGGCGATGATCGTGGTGTTGTCGGTGATGAACGGTTTCCAGCGCGAAATGAGCTCGCGCATCCTCGGCATGGTGCCCCACGCCACCATCGTCGGCGTCAAACCGATCGACGACTGGCAGCCGGTGGCCGCCGCGGCGATGAAAAATCCCGAGGTGACGGCCGCGGTGCCGTTCACCGAGATGGAAGGCATGCTCTCCTACAAGGGCTCGATGCAGCCGATCCAGATCAGCGGCATCGACCCGGCCCAGGAAGGCAAGGTCTCCATCGTTGCCCAGCACATCGTGCAGGGCCGTCTGGATGCCTTGAAGCCGGGCGAGTTCGGGGTGGTGATCGGTGAGATCACGGCACGGCGCTTCCGCCTGAATGTCGGCGACAAGCTGACCCTGATCGTGCCGGAAATCAGCTCCGCGCCGGGCGGCATCACCCCGCGCATGCAGCGCTTGAACGTAGTCGGGGTATTCAAGGTCGGGGCCGAGCTCGACGGTTCCATGGGCCTGATCCATGTGGCCGATGCCGCCGAGATGCAGCACTGGCAGCCGAACCAGGTGCAGAGCGTGCGCCTGGCGGTCAAGGACCTGTACGCCGCGCCCAAGGTTTCCGGCGATATCGCGGCCAGCCTGGGCGCTGGCTTCAAGGCCGATGACTGGACCCACACCCAGGGCAGCCTGTTCAGTGCGATGAAGATGGAAAAGACCATGATCGGCCTGTTGCTGTTGATGATCGTGGCCGTGGCCGCGTTCAACATCATCGCCACGCTGATCATGGTGGTGAACGACAAAGGTGCGGACATCGCGATCCTGCGCACCATCGGCGCCACGCCACGGCAGATCATGGCGATTTTCATGGTCCAGGGGACGGTGATTGGTATCGTCGGTACCTTGATCGGTGGCGTGCTGGGGGTGATCGCGGCGTTGAACGTCAGTGCACTGGTGGGGTGGCTGGAGCGGGTCAGCGGCCAGCACATCTTCAGTTCCGACGTGTACTTCGTCAGCAACCTGCCTTCCGAGCTGCAGGGCGGCGATGTGGCCCTGATCTGTACCGCGGGTTTCGTTCTGAGCTTCCTGGCGACCCTGTATCCAGCCTGGCGCGCGGCGAAGGTCGAGCCGGCGACTGCATTGCGTTATTCGTAA
- a CDS encoding heavy metal sensor histidine kinase — protein sequence MRRLTLSGRLALLFAGCTAVVSLLAGVLFSRASEAHFIELDQQLLEGKLIAMRSALQGADTPQRFAERKAQLQDELSHQPDLTLRVTGADGALWFDSAKGLPAAPAQPTGLHSLQHDGTAYRIYSAALEPGQAGSPELTLMLDITHHQHFLQRMQHLIWLTVGLSALATALLGAWAARSGLRPLRRMSEVAAGVSASSLTQRLPEQQMPGELAELAQAFNAMLGRLDDSFQRLSAFSADIAHELRTPLSNLLTHTQVTLTRPRALEDYREALHSNLEELQWMAQLVNDMLYLAKADHGLLTPKREALELGEETDMLLEFYTPLAEDAGIALGREGSAKIQGDRSMLRRALANLLDNALCFTPAGGEVRVRLGETAKGSYLRVENTGEGIAPERLPRLFDRFYRADPARHEGSSEHAGLGLAITQSIIRAHGGQIRCESAQGRTSFVIELPRQD from the coding sequence ATGCGCCGCTTGACCCTGAGTGGCCGCCTGGCCCTATTGTTCGCCGGCTGCACCGCGGTGGTTTCGCTGCTGGCCGGGGTGCTGTTCAGCCGCGCCAGCGAGGCGCACTTCATTGAGCTCGACCAGCAACTGCTGGAAGGCAAGCTCATCGCCATGCGCAGTGCGCTGCAGGGCGCCGACACCCCGCAACGCTTTGCCGAACGCAAGGCGCAGCTGCAGGATGAACTCAGCCATCAACCGGACCTGACGCTGCGGGTCACAGGCGCGGATGGCGCCCTCTGGTTTGACAGCGCCAAGGGGTTGCCGGCCGCTCCGGCCCAGCCGACCGGGCTGCACAGCCTGCAACACGACGGTACCGCCTACCGCATCTACAGTGCGGCCCTGGAACCTGGCCAGGCCGGCTCGCCAGAGCTGACCCTGATGCTCGACATCACCCACCACCAGCACTTTCTGCAGCGTATGCAGCACCTGATCTGGCTGACCGTCGGCCTCTCGGCGCTGGCCACCGCGCTGCTCGGGGCCTGGGCCGCGCGCAGCGGCTTGCGTCCGCTGCGGCGGATGAGCGAGGTCGCCGCGGGCGTGTCCGCCAGCTCCCTGACCCAGCGCCTGCCGGAGCAGCAGATGCCCGGCGAACTGGCCGAACTGGCCCAGGCCTTCAATGCCATGCTCGGGCGCCTGGACGACTCCTTCCAGCGCCTCTCCGCGTTCTCGGCGGACATCGCCCATGAGCTGCGCACCCCGCTGTCGAACCTGCTGACCCACACCCAGGTCACCCTCACCCGCCCACGGGCGCTGGAAGACTATCGCGAAGCCCTGCACAGCAACCTCGAAGAGCTGCAATGGATGGCCCAACTGGTCAACGACATGCTCTACCTGGCCAAGGCCGACCACGGCCTGCTGACGCCAAAGCGCGAAGCCCTGGAGCTGGGTGAGGAAACCGACATGCTGCTAGAGTTCTATACGCCGCTGGCCGAAGACGCCGGTATCGCCCTCGGGCGCGAAGGCAGCGCGAAGATCCAGGGCGACCGCAGCATGTTGCGCCGCGCCCTTGCCAACCTGCTGGACAACGCCCTGTGCTTCACCCCGGCCGGCGGCGAAGTGCGGGTGCGACTTGGCGAGACCGCCAAGGGTTCATACCTGCGGGTGGAAAACACCGGCGAAGGCATTGCGCCCGAACGCTTGCCACGGCTGTTCGACCGCTTCTACCGCGCCGACCCGGCGCGCCATGAAGGCAGCAGTGAACATGCAGGCTTGGGGCTGGCCATCACTCAATCGATCATCCGCGCCCATGGCGGGCAGATTCGTTGCGAATCGGCGCAGGGCCGGACGAGCTTTGTGATTGAGTTGCCGAGGCAGGACTAG
- a CDS encoding heavy metal response regulator transcription factor has product MKLLIVEDQPKTGHYLRQGLSEAGFNAELVADGTTGQHLALTGDYSLLILDVMLPGRDGWQILQAVRGAGLEIPVLFLTARDAVEDRVHGLELGADDYLVKPFAFSELLARVRSLLRRGSSTPQETTLQLADLRLDLIRRRVERNGQRIDLTAKEFSLLEMLLRRQGEVLPKTLIASQVWDMNFDSDTNVIEVAIRRLRLKIDDDYPNKLIHTVRGMGYVLEERQA; this is encoded by the coding sequence ATGAAACTGCTGATCGTCGAAGACCAACCGAAAACCGGCCACTACCTGCGCCAGGGCCTGAGCGAGGCAGGCTTCAACGCCGAGCTGGTGGCCGATGGCACCACAGGGCAACACCTGGCGTTGACCGGCGACTATTCCCTGTTGATTCTCGACGTGATGCTGCCGGGCCGCGATGGCTGGCAGATCCTGCAAGCCGTGCGCGGCGCCGGGCTGGAGATCCCGGTGCTGTTCCTGACCGCGCGCGATGCGGTGGAAGACCGGGTCCACGGCCTGGAACTGGGCGCCGACGATTACCTGGTCAAGCCTTTCGCCTTCTCCGAATTGCTGGCCCGGGTCCGCAGCCTGCTGCGCCGCGGCAGCTCCACGCCCCAGGAAACCACCCTGCAACTGGCGGACCTGCGCCTGGACCTGATTCGCCGACGGGTCGAACGCAACGGCCAGCGCATCGACCTCACCGCCAAGGAGTTCTCGCTGCTGGAAATGCTCCTGCGGCGCCAGGGCGAAGTGCTGCCCAAGACGCTGATCGCCTCTCAGGTCTGGGACATGAACTTCGACAGCGATACCAACGTCATCGAGGTGGCGATCCGCCGCCTGCGCCTGAAGATCGATGACGATTACCCGAACAAGCTGATCCACACCGTGCGCGGTATGGGCTACGTGCTCGAAGAGCGCCAGGCCTGA
- the copI gene encoding copper-resistant cuproprotein CopI: MFLPKGVLPRSLTLAACLLALGAPAWASPTQTYDFGQAAPAAKATRTVEVVMNDMSYTPKSLDIKAGETVRFVLINKGQLLHELNLGTATMHAEHQQEMLKMQQSGMLTPTAMKNMPAGAMDHAAMGHGAMPGMTHDDPNSVLVEPGKTAELTWTFSKAGSLEFACNIPGHYQAGMVGKLTVSQ; encoded by the coding sequence ATGTTTTTGCCCAAGGGTGTTTTACCTCGTTCGTTGACGCTGGCCGCGTGTTTGCTGGCATTGGGTGCGCCGGCCTGGGCATCGCCGACGCAGACCTACGATTTCGGTCAGGCGGCCCCGGCGGCCAAGGCCACGCGTACGGTGGAAGTGGTCATGAACGACATGTCCTACACCCCCAAGAGCCTGGACATCAAGGCTGGCGAAACCGTGCGTTTTGTCTTGATCAACAAGGGCCAGTTGCTGCATGAGCTCAATCTCGGTACCGCGACCATGCATGCCGAGCACCAGCAGGAAATGCTGAAGATGCAGCAGAGCGGCATGCTCACGCCCACCGCGATGAAGAACATGCCCGCCGGGGCCATGGATCACGCCGCCATGGGCCATGGCGCGATGCCCGGCATGACGCACGACGACCCGAACAGCGTGCTGGTAGAGCCAGGCAAGACCGCTGAGCTGACCTGGACCTTCAGCAAGGCCGGCAGCCTGGAGTTCGCCTGCAATATCCCGGGGCACTATCAGGCAGGCATGGTCGGCAAGCTGACGGTCAGCCAGTAA
- the queF gene encoding NADPH-dependent 7-cyano-7-deazaguanine reductase QueF (Catalyzes the NADPH-dependent reduction of 7-cyano-7-deazaguanine (preQ0) to 7-aminomethyl-7-deazaguanine (preQ1) in queuosine biosynthesis), which produces MHPAAEHSPLGKSSEYVSTYTPSLLFPIPRAAKWAELGLSADTLPYKGVDFWNCFELSWLLPSGKPVVAIAEFSIPADSPNIIESKSFKLYLNSLNQTPFADRQSLEETLRADLSAAAGKPVGVRIRSLGEVEAEGVVALPGACIDELDISVSSYEHPRPELLQCDRSRIVEESVHSHLLKSNCPVTSQPDWGSVVVEYRGPALDHASLLAYLVSFRQHSDFHEQCVERIFLDLQRLLQPEKLTVYARYVRRGGLDINPYRSTETASFANFRLVRQ; this is translated from the coding sequence ATGCATCCCGCAGCCGAACATTCGCCGCTGGGCAAGTCCAGTGAATACGTCTCCACCTACACGCCATCCTTGCTGTTCCCAATCCCGCGGGCGGCAAAATGGGCCGAGCTGGGTCTGAGCGCCGACACCCTGCCTTATAAAGGCGTGGACTTCTGGAACTGCTTCGAGCTGTCCTGGCTGTTGCCCTCCGGCAAGCCGGTGGTGGCCATCGCTGAGTTCAGCATTCCGGCTGACTCACCGAACATCATCGAGTCGAAGTCGTTCAAGCTGTACCTCAACTCGCTGAACCAGACTCCTTTCGCGGATCGCCAGAGCCTGGAGGAAACCTTGCGTGCCGACCTCTCTGCGGCGGCCGGCAAGCCGGTGGGCGTGCGCATCCGCAGCCTGGGCGAAGTGGAGGCGGAAGGTGTGGTGGCCTTGCCGGGTGCCTGCATCGACGAGCTGGATATCAGCGTCAGCAGCTATGAACACCCGCGTCCGGAGTTGCTGCAGTGCGACAGGTCGCGGATCGTCGAGGAGAGCGTGCACAGCCATCTGCTCAAATCCAATTGCCCGGTCACCAGCCAGCCGGACTGGGGCAGCGTGGTGGTGGAGTACCGTGGTCCGGCGCTGGACCACGCCAGCCTGCTGGCCTACCTGGTGAGCTTCCGCCAGCACTCGGATTTCCATGAGCAATGCGTGGAGCGGATCTTCCTCGACCTGCAGCGTTTGCTGCAGCCGGAGAAGCTGACGGTGTACGCGCGTTATGTGCGTCGTGGTGGACTGGACATCAACCCGTATCGCAGCACCGAAACCGCGAGTTTCGCCAACTTTCGACTGGTTCGCCAGTAA
- a CDS encoding DUF4404 family protein produces the protein MPARELQEQLNTLREQLEQNPPLSEAERANLQELMQQIELELKLENATQDTSLADGVNLAVERFELEHPAIAGTLRNIVQTLGNMGI, from the coding sequence ATGCCTGCCCGCGAACTGCAAGAACAGCTCAATACCCTGCGCGAGCAATTGGAGCAGAACCCACCGCTTTCGGAAGCAGAACGCGCCAATCTGCAGGAGTTGATGCAACAGATCGAGCTCGAGCTCAAACTGGAAAACGCCACCCAGGACACCAGCCTGGCCGACGGGGTCAACCTCGCCGTCGAACGCTTCGAGCTTGAACACCCCGCCATTGCCGGCACCTTGCGCAACATCGTGCAAACTCTCGGCAACATGGGGATTTAA